TGTTTCACCTTCAAACAGGTCAATTCGTTCTTCAGGTCGCAGGGTTACGATGGCCTTTTTCCAGTGAGCTCTCCGTCCGTTGGTCCGGATTACTTTGCCGCCACTGCGTACCGTCTGAGTTTTTGATTTGCCTTTTAATCTCACGACGGCCACTTTCTCCACGTGAACATTGAAGCGTTTTTCCACTGCATTTTTTATGGTCATTTTATTTGCAGCCATATCGACTTTGAAAGCGTACTTGCGTTCCGTTTCAGACAGATATGTCATTTTTTCCGTGAGGAGTGGCCTGAGAATCACATGTCTTTCTTTTTCCACCTTACACCTATGCTTTCAATAATGTGTTCAGTTTCTCGGTGGCACTCTTTTCCATCAAAAGCACGTCACAATCGAGAATGTCAAAGGTTGATACCCGCTCTACGGGAATGATGTACACATTTGGCACATTCCGGCTTGCCAGATACAAATCATCTGAAATTTCTTCCACAAGAATGGTCAGTTTTTTGTCGGCAAGTTTCAGATTGTTCAGCAATTCAACAAATTCCCGGGTTTTGGGGCTTTCCACTTTTATTTCATCCACCACAACTACCCGATCATTTATCAGCATTGTGGATAAGGCACTGCGTCTGGCAAGACGGCGGACCTTTTTATTGAGCTTTTGAGTGTACAGATGTGGCTTGGGGGCAAAGGCTTTACCACCGCCGACCCAGATGGGTGAGCGGTTGCTACCGGCACGGGCCGTTCCACGTCCCTTT
This window of the Candidatus Neomarinimicrobiota bacterium genome carries:
- the rplW gene encoding 50S ribosomal protein L23, with translation MEKERHVILRPLLTEKMTYLSETERKYAFKVDMAANKMTIKNAVEKRFNVHVEKVAVVRLKGKSKTQTVRSGGKVIRTNGRRAHWKKAIVTLRPEERIDLFEGETAV
- the rplD gene encoding 50S ribosomal protein L4: MDMKIQVLKNDGSPLNATVELSPDVFGIEPNEHCMHAAVRAELANMRQGTHKGKTRGEVRGGGRKPWRQKGRGTARAGSNRSPIWVGGGKAFAPKPHLYTQKLNKKVRRLARRSALSTMLINDRVVVVDEIKVESPKTREFVELLNNLKLADKKLTILVEEISDDLYLASRNVPNVYIIPVERVSTFDILDCDVLLMEKSATEKLNTLLKA